From the genome of Solanum lycopersicum chromosome 12, SLM_r2.1:
AATTCAAGCTAGAGTTCATTTAGAATAGCTTATACCTTCATTCAACTTAGATGAGAAAATCTTTCAAACTTTATAAATCTTTTATGTGAGAAATCTTTTTTACAATCATGTTTTTGTTGTATATGAGAAACCATTACACAACAAATATTGATACTTTGCTCTCAAAAGCATCCTCAAATTATTTACATCAAATTCATAAACATGCCTATCTTCATAAAAAtttctttcataatttataagttTCATCATGTGTTCATAGTCTAAAAATCACGGACCATGCTTGTGTAATATCAATTCTACTTAAAATCGTAATTACTTCAATTCATgcataagaatataaaaaataataaattaatcataattaaaaagaaCCACGAAGATTGAATAAAATCCTGACTTTAAATtgaaaaggcataatacatatattgaccctaaacttggtttcaaattttaactttgacctccaactttcataatccACAAATAGGCAccttaactatccaacttttaaataaataaacagatgagtcctacatgacacaatacacgtaggtaccatgtaggacaaaaaatgacatgtaggacatttgtgtctatttgttcaactttatacaagtttaagtgtctatttgtgtaTATTCAAAGTTGAACGgtataaatgtgatttgaagccaagttaaaaggcacattcatatattatgccaattgaatatataatttgtgaaatttgaaattttaggaACCCTGTGGAGAAAGGACTTCATATTGACTACTAACATACTTTAGTGATGAATCTCCATAATCTATGGTGAACTGTAGTTCTTGAAGTGAAACTgtagcttcttcttctttagcTCTTGAGAGGATATTAGGGGTGATCTCAAAGGGAATTTAATTAGGTGAATGATTTACAATTGGTAAATTTAGGACTTAATTCACTTATATAGGCCATGTAATAGTGTTTAAAACGAGGTTGTTTAGGTACCAAACAATTTGGAGAAAGACTAAAATAACCTTAACTTTAAAattgactaagtcacctaaaaAAAGATTAGATAGTCCGTACAAGACCTTATTAGCAGTATAGGGAACCGCCTAGGAGAGACCACCTTCTTGTCAGCCCTTAAATGGTTGGGCTTGGACTCCAAAATGGTTTGTCCACCTCTATACTGGTTGTTTATGGAACCGTATAGGCGATGTGGGTCCTGACAGCTCTAAATGGCCAATCCACTTGCCTTAAACAACCaatagtgtaacgacctgtttagtcgttttgagcagcagattttatttctggaaaaacaggcagagacgacggaacccacgacggaacgtcatgggtacgacggaccgtcgagggtgtctcgtcccaaaacacttagaaattctgaaatttgggtgctgaagtcgactctctgaactctgtgacggacctgcaggacggaccgtcacaggcacgacgaaccgtcgtgatccaccgtttcaaaacacttcaactcttgagaatttggtacagggaacgactctctgaacgtcgtgacggaggtgcaggacggaccgtcgcaggcgcgacaggccgtcacagactgctcAGAGAAATTgggtctctgaagtctgtgacggagcagcgggacggaccgtcgcaggcgcgacgggccgtcacagactgcgtaatcccagtttgggtcgaatttctttatacgttttaagggacgtttttgactattcctgctttaattataaagttagtgggataatgttaataagtctaattacttgggggttaaaagaggtaaccttaagttaattagtgggttattattgccatcttttattcttaattatatactaattagggtaaaagaaagagggtttgaataaagaaaagagaaagttgaacgagaaagaggagaaacgaagaggacacaaagctttgggaattggcttgcttgatttctaatcttcggtggaggtaggttatggtttttatgctatcttatagtaaactcttaatagcgaatgatatgtgttggtagtattgtaaacccttctatatgcttaattgtatgcttgcatgaatatgattatgtgattgtgataaaataagcatgatgaagctattgaatcccaaatcttgaaagataaccctaatctactttgttaatgatgatgccttggtataaaagaaggcttgatgaacgaaagtagtgagattaggggatcgggtgtcacgttccgacaccaggatagtatatggatcgggtgccacgttccggtaccaggatagaatatgaggatcggagtgtcacgttctgacaccaggatagtatatggatcaggtgccacgttccggtaccaggatataATATGAGGatctgagtgtcacgttccgacaccaggatagtatatggatcgggtgccacgttccggtaccaggatagaatatggatcgggtgtcacgttccgacaccaggatagaatgaggatctgagtgtcacgttccgacaccagaatagtatatgaggagcggagtgtcacgtaccgacacgaggggaaataaagataatgaatcttgaaagatgataatttaatcaatctaatgaacttgattcccaaatgagtatgatgaggaggtgtgagtccttattgatgtgcttggtgttgtaaccaagggttatggtaactgtaaatgctgcatgctaaggatattagttgattttatgatattacttaatatatactgttttctattttgagttgaccgatgatatctactcagtacccgtattttgtactgacccctacttttattgttttcttctttgttatttgtggagtgcagcaaacgtgccatcgtcttcaactcaaccgcaactctagccagtcttcactacatcggatcttcagggtgagctaacgcttctagcttggactggatcttcctcttcatgtcttgatgccttgaagttccggcatggactagcttttacttattttagctttttagaatactcttagattagtaatttgaagtagatgttcttgtgatgatgacttccagattttggggataataatagttattgattttattaatgagtttaagtcttccgcattactttctgttgatactatattgaaatgttaaggtttagattggttggttcgctcacataggagggtaagtgtgggtgccagtcgcggcccggttttgggtcgtgacagatagTGCCCTAAACGGACCATTCAGGTTCTTGTGAAGGGTCTTTGTCCTATTTTAGGCTTGTGGACTTGTTCGTTAGCTCACTTTTACCTTTTTGAAGCTTGAGGTGTACTATATCTCTCCCTTGGAGCATTCGTCAATGAATGAAAACTTAACTAGCATGAAAAGCGTAATACAAAGACTAATAATCTAAGAAGAATAAAACTTTATCTAAATGCACATAACTAAGGAGGAACATCCATATTCAAAACGTAATTCATAAGTCATACATGCAACTTATATTCAAATGCATATATTCCTGAAGCAATTAATTGAGCTAAATCATATCTTCAAAAAATTAGACTTTTCTTAAGCATGCATGAGGAAACATGAGAATGAATAAGACAAATGAAATCAAAAGAATGAATCACgatcttaaaaaattattacttatgAAAAAAGAGTCTTTCTCAAATAATGCCATGAAGATTATTTATGGGGAGTCAAACAATAGTTAcatgatttgtatttattatcaAAACAGACATTATTTATCAGAGATGACAAAGGAGAAACCttcaaaattagtttttttttattgactatGAAGTCAAATAAGACCTAATGAGAGCCTTAAAAGGGTGcaaaaattaacaaaactaTAAAGAACATGAAAATACTCGACCGGCTTGattagtataatatttttttaaaaaaaaaattaaactaactCGATTTActcactttttcttctttcaaaaacaacagaaaataaaaaatcatctaAGTTCGATCGTTTAGATATTTcgtgatattttaaatataattgattGAACCATACAAattttacttagaaataataaaaaaaagtcattgcACTTGATCAATCTTGTTCAAATTCTGatcaaacttttcaaaaaactgatcaatgaaatgttttaatttctaaaaagtTGATTTAGCTCtatcaacttttaatttttcgaTCTTTAGCTCAATTAAGTTTTTcctatcatttaaaaaaaagcgaattaatttttacaatttttttagtaatcactattaattttaaatttattatattaattgaattaaaagtGCTCCACTTTAATAATTATATCGATAGAGGATCAAAGTAATCTACTTACAAatagagccgtcaatatgggctaggttCGTTGGGCCAACCTAGCCTAATCCGAATTTAGTAGGGCTGAGTTAAAATTTTTGGagcccatttaagaaaaggTTTTTTAGCCTGACCTGAATAAGTCTGTTGATCTGAAGGACTTGAGAAATATCGGTAGGGCCGGCCCGTGGgccaataaaatttaattaaaaaatataatataatattaaatttaaaattaaagagagtcaaaactcaaaacaattaagttaatatttctatttagatatttatacttaattgaaaaaacttaatattttttttttgttttttgaaaatggtaacttaacttaataaatattttataaaaacaattttatttgtgaatttgattaacaagtagtaatattaacatcatataacattattttgtttatatttatgataacatttttaaattataatttaaattaataattaaattatatatatatatataattttttaaaaaaagaactgGCCCGACAAAGTTGTATTccacgtacttgtgggttgAACCGATAATTTTTCGacccatataaaaaataaactagcCTAACCTGACTTATAAAATACCAAAGCCTATACAAATTAACCTTGATAGAGTAGACTAGACCATATTAACAATTCTGCTTGCAAATAACTTGAAAATCATGACTAAAAAAAAGTGTAGaatcaaagaaagaaaatgtaaCATAACATTAACATATGTCAGTTACAGTGAAgctattttagttttaatcatatatctaaaatttaatGCGCATTTCATATGGACCGCGCAAATCAAAGAGTATTTTGGATAAGAAACACTGAAAAAGCGCAAGTAGAAGAACAGAGCAGCTCCTCCATCAATGGGGACCCAAGCAAAACTAGTTCTAGAATCTCCTTTCTTCAACGTCTCTCCTAATATTGTTAGCACTTTCGATAACAATTCCAAGTTCAGTCATCGCTCATCCTTAAGGTTTCAGGCAATGACCACTCGACGACGAGTTTCATTAtcaacaacagcagcagcagcaacaacaactcCGCCAGTACCACCACCCATTCAGgttcctctttttttctttttcctcatCTGAAATTCTCGCCTTAAATCGATTTATTGCTAAAAATAATCAGGATGAGCAAAGAAAGCCGCCGGATCTTCAATCACTTATGAGAAGGTTCTGGAAGGTTGCTGTACCGTATTGGTCCTCTGATGATAAAGTTCAGGCGAGATTGCAGTTAGCTGCGGTTTTTGCCCTTACTTTAGGAACCACTGGTATTAGTGTTGGCTTCAGTTTCCTCGGCCGTGACTTTTATAATGCACTTGCCAGTACGATCTCTTTCCCGATTTTTCGTTTTGTTGTTTTCGTTTTAGAATTTGTTGTACTAATTATTCCATTGATCTAACTTTGCGAAGACAAAGACCAAGAACAGTTCACCAAACAACTGTTATACTATCTTGCTGGTTTTGCTGGTGGTATCCCGGTGAGATCATTGCTCCATATTTTTTAGGTATAGCTCCTTGTAGTCTTTTGCAACCTAGTTTGGATACTTGGTATTCTATTTCATAGCCAACGGCACAGTGGTGATAGTACAGATTAGAAGGGTATCATGCCTTCAGTAAAAAGTATACCTTGAAACTTTCTCTAGAAGGAGCACTACCTTTTATCACTATGTACATGTGCATGTGTACTAAACGGGATGAGGTCTTGTGATTTCCAAGTTTCTTTTTGTAGTACATTTTCTAGTTTTTGAGCTTTATGTATTTTGCAGTTTTTTGTGTTGAGAGATTATGCACGAGAGAAGTTATCTTTAAGGTGGAGGTCTTGGATGACAAGCTATTACATGGAACGGTATCTGAAGAATAAGACATTTTACAAAATTCAGTCACAGTCTACCATCGATAATCCAGATCAGCGGATTGTTGACGATTTAAGTTCCTTTACAGGAACAGCTCTCTCATTTTCATTGACACTCTTCAATGCTGCTATAGACTTAATATCTTTCAGCAATATTTTATTCGGTATCTACCCACCACTTTTTGGTGTGCTTCTTGCATATTCACTTGGTGGAACAGCTCTCAGCGTCTTCCTTGGAAAGGTGCTTTTTCTGCTTTCATATTTCTGTTGAACCTCAAAGTAATACATCATTAAGATAACTTCGAAGTTGCAAGACTTCTTTCGGAATTCGACAAATGATGGGAATTGTGGTTAATTCAGGGATTGGTGAGTCTCAACTTTTTGCAAGAGAAGAAAGAAGCAGATTTCCGCTATGGTCTTGTGCGCGTTCGAGAAAATGCTGAATCAATTGCATTTTATGGAGGGGAAGAGAATGAGATGCAACTACTGTTAACTCGTTTCAGAAGTGCTTTTGAAAACCTTAATGTACGGAGGCCTTAACAGTTAGTTTGGTGCTACACCTCTCTCAGTTTTTGCCTGCATTGAAGCATATCATGTCACATTTGTGATTCAATATATTAATTCTGttgcaaaaaattgttttaTGTCACACACTGAATAATGCTTGTCTGAGGACCAATATTATTATTAGGTGAAGAAGTTGtaagttcttttctttttcatctcAGTTTGTCTAAACTTATATAATCTTGTTGGGAGCAAGTTCCATTTTgtttaacatgaaaaaattgagaGTACGTCCATATTTGTAAAAGTTGAGACTCTTCGCAGTTGATCCCCACCAAGgatttatcaattattaataCATCTATCCTGTTGATTTTAACATTATCACATCTATCAACTGTGCTTCACTCCCGAACTAATTGGGAGTTGTATGAATCCTCTGTGTTTCTTCTCTATCTGGGCACACAGATGCTTCCAAGTTTTTCTTCAGCAAAAGGATGCATTCTGATTTCTTGTCACCATATTGACCCTTTAATTGCCTTGTGTTTTTGCCAGCTAGGATTTTTTTTCTATGTAGATCACATTTTCAAGGGTAGTTTAAAATCTTTTAAAGATGCGCTGTGATGCAGGCAAAGGAGTGATCTATTTGAGTTGTGTCTTTATATGATATTTGCAATCTCATCATCCCTAATTAACCAGAAGCAAATAAACTAACTCCATATACCTTATATTAGTATTCCCTTTGAATGTTTTTGACTTTCTTTCATGCATGTTGATGCCTTTTGAAAATGTTTGGTGctttatgttatttaattttatatttgttttcgtagtgaattttaaaattgattctCTTGCTTTTGATAATTTGGCAGCAATTGTTGATATCTTCTAGAAATCTGGATTTCTTCACCAGTGGCTACCGCTATCTTATTCAAATTCTTCCTGCTGCAGTTGTTGCACCTATGTACTTCTCTGGAAAAATCGAGTTTGGGGTTATTAATCAATCCGTGTCCGCTTTTAATCATATTCTTGGTGATTTCTCTCTCATTGTCTATCAGTTTCAGGCTTTAAGTGCCTTTTCAGCCGTCATTGACCGACTAGGTATGTTATTTCTGGATGGTGCATTCTTCTCCAAGTACATTGAAAAGgttactgaatatactgatattAAATGTAATCCCTTAGAGGAGCATCTGCCGATCCATTTTGTTGGAGGGAGGGAATATACGTGAATATCTGGCAATGTGAAGGATCTTGACTTTTTCTTGGCTGATATGACGTGAATTTTTTTGATTACACTGTGTTTACATTCTTCATAGTTTATTTTGCTGTGTTGATTATCTGACCAACCCAATTAGCATCTCAAGTGCCTAATGTTACTAGTTTTTTCTGTTAGTGCCAAAAGGGACTGTAATAGACCTAGACTCTGACCTTTGGAATTGCCAAAATTTGTATTACTGGTAGGCTTTACATAGATGTCGGATAACATGGGATAGGTTACTTGAGAAACTTGACCTTCTCATAAGAAAGGTCTTTCCTTACTTTCTTGTCACCCACAGAAATTTTTACATCCTACATGAGACAGTGGAAATGTAACATTTGTCTTGGTCTACTCTAACTACCCTTGGGTTGGGTGAGTCACATGATTCATGACAATTTGATATGGGTTGAAATGAGAGAGGCAAAATGGAAGGATGGATATTGATGATTCATATAGTTGATCCCAACTTCTTTTTCTGGGATTGAGGTGCTCTTTTTTTCTGGTTGATGAGGCTTTAGCGTGTCCCAGCTGTGTAGAACCAAAACAGTTGGGGTTATAAGGGTTAAAAGCTAGTTGGATGCAGATTTGAATCAATGCGTTTTATGTTTTTGCAAACCCTGCTTGGGCAAGGACTCGCGATACTATATCCATTTTATATTATGAACTTCTTATTTTCCCACGACAATTCCCTAGTTGTCTTTTGATCtgtacttgttttttttttcacaagGTATGTTATTCCACCGAAGTAGGACAATTTCCCTAGTTGTTTTTTGATCTGTACTTttgcttttttcttttcacaaGTAAGATATGTTATTCCACCGAAGTAGCACCAAGAAGGTTCTAAGTACTGATGATGCAAAAGCTCAATGTCTCTTTATAAATGAAGGGAGAGGGATTGTGATAGAGCGATAACTTCATATACATCTATTTTTTTTCACCATAAACCTGAAAGAAATAGGTGCTTGTTCTATGTGTGTGCATATGGACATCTTTACCTTCAAAATATCTTTGATTTCTCTCTAGCCTACCCAAAATGCTAGCTGCAATTCTATCCCAATGTTTCTTTTCTTCTCGATTTGTCTTGTTTTCTCAGGCAtttctgtttttattttttttgagaaaaagggTAACTTTGTATTCACACAAAAAGTTCATCATCCAAAATGTGATGAATAGGAAACTTACATCCCAGAGCGTGGTGAGCACCACCCCCGTTTGTGTACTTTTACAAGTTCCCTTTAAAATCAACTAAATCTACTGTCCTCCCTACCAACtcttgtttacaccaaaaaatagAAGGCTTATACACTTCATCTTTATCTTCTGTATGTTGATTTTCTGATCTTCAAAACACCTATCATTCCTTTCTCTCTCAGAATCCACCATATACAAGCTGGTATTCTCTTCCAccaatcttctttttcttttgcctACTCCTGAACAGTGATTCATCAACTCCAAGGTTGTCTTGGGCTGCGCATGAATCAGCTAACTCCTAGTGGCTAATATGCGCAAGAAACGGTTCCATAGGCTTGTGTCAGTATCGCAATGGAGAAACAAATGACTGTTGACTTCTGCTTTCTGTTCACACATAAAACATTTGGAACAAATCTGCCATCCTCTTTTTTGTAGTGCTTCATGGGTGAGGCCAGCTTTCCTGCATACTGGCCAAATAAAACAAGTCCTTAGGGTTTACTTTTGGCGTTCCACATTGCTTTCCAATGCTCTGTGTCTCTGTCTGTTGCTATCTGTTCAGAATTGAGGTCCCAGTAGCAAGACTTGACTGTGAACTGGGCTTTGCTGTGTAGTTTCCAGATTGGtcattaattcttttttcttgtgtttGTCTTAAGTGATAAAGTAATCTTTGTAGCCCAAAGTTCTTTTCTTGTCCATTTTGTCTTGTTTTCTCTAACATTTctgttattaatattttttttgtgttattaaGTGATGAAGTAATCTTAGACGTTAAAGATACCAAACAgtcccttttttaaaatatccatTGCGGTTTGATGATTGATTTCTTCTCAAATGTGATATTTCAATTAAGAACACATCAATGTATTCAAGTTTGAATTTATGTTCTATTGTTTTGTAACAACAACATATAATCTTATTGAAGCCatttatttcttcctttttattattgtaaCTACGGGAAAGACTCAAATATACCATTGAACTTTGAGAAAAGGCTTATTATGCCTTTCGTTTAAAGTTGGGCTCATTTATGCCACTGCCGTTCAACTTAGGGCATATTCATCTCATTATTTTCTAACGGGCTGGTTTTATGGTTTTAAACCATTTTCCCATGTGGGCTCTTATTAGAGGTTCACGCCGCCAAAATTAATGGAGGCACTGTTGGTACTGCCACGGATTCAGAAAAATGGATTCGCTGGAGATGCACTCATTGGCGCCACTACATGGACAGAGTTTGAGGCTAAATCATGGAATGCAGATGTAATCTTCTGTAGaattgaagatgatgaagagttTTACTCTCCAAGAGAATCTTAGATGGCAGAGAAAGTTTGATCGGAACTGGATCGGCGTCAGTAGGGCTTTTGCCTCCATTGAGGTGAAGAGTTTTGGTGGGTTGAGCTCATCTTCTTCATACTCGTCTTCCAGTTCCACGTCGGGCTCACCAGTTAGGTCTTTATCGCTGAGCATTTCTCTGCTGGTGATTTTAAGTCCAAAAAATTCACAGTCGAAGTCATTGGATCTACTTGTTGTTCATACTGCTCCGCCACCTCAGAATCCTTATCCTCCGTCTCTTCCACTAGCAGATTTTGTGCCGATATTGGTCATCAACGGGGAATCTGATTCAATATCTCTGCCTAGTTCATCATCTCTGAAGAGATACTCAAGCAGAAGTATTGATAGGGCATAATTAATATTGGCTGGTTTAATTTTGGTGACGTGAACCTCTGATAAGAGGCCACATcgaaaaaatgattttgcaaaatcatcAAACCGGAgcgttaaaaaataatggcatgagtGGTCACTTTGTTGAACGACTGTGGCATAGGTGAGCCCAACTTTTAACGGATAGCATGGATGAGCCTTTTCTTAAAGTTCGATAGCATATTTGAGCCTTTTCCCTAATATCTGCACAACTAGGTTAAGGTACAGAAAATTGATAGCGTTGCCAGCTTGCTTTTGCGCTAAAGCAGAAAGTGGATGCCTTCAATTCTGGGAATGCAAAAATGATGACATTAACGATGTTAGTAATGTGGCTAAATGCTTTTAATTAGCAATTTCGGACTATTTGGTGGGGAAGTCTTATATTAAGAATCGAGAACTAGTGCTGAGGAAAATGCCTAGTAAATCAAACTTTATGCTTGAATCCAAGAAGAAATCTTGAATCATTACTGGGATTGCACATATCATGGTTATGATATACTATGAAGGTAATATGGGAATAGGAAAACTAAAATGTTTGAATAAAAGAAGCTAAGCTCGTACTGTCTTCAgtagttaatatatataagctATAATTGCTTGCACTATAAGATTCTTGAGAGAGGATGTTAAATGCAATCTCCTCTCTTGTCATATTATGTTATAAGTTCTATGACTTTTCAATCATTTCTTAcctgaaattttattttcttcatctttgtttcttcttttagtTTCCAAGTTTTGCTATTTCCATCTAACATGACCCACTGCCCTAAAGCAGTAATAAGCATTCAGCAAACCATTTTGACACCTTTAAAAATGTGCAGGTGAATTTGATGATGTTTTGGATAGCAACAGCAAAAAAGGTGATCAAGACTCCAACGAAAAGATCCAGCTTAACTTTTGCTTAATAAGTTCTTCCAATGGGCTACACTCGAATGGATCTATGCCTCTTTCCAATCGTGTAAAATTACTTCATGTTGAACACTTGACTGTACAGACACCAAGTGAAGCAACTCTAATTAAGGACTTGTCTTTTGAGATATTTGAGAAGGATCACTTGCTGGTGAGTTCTGACATGTCCACTTTCAGCTTTTATGTCATTTGTTGCTTTATTAGGGAAAGGAAAAAATTGTACTGTTAATGGCAATTAATATATTAAGAGGAGGGGAGGCCTAGGGTGATGCATATTTACACATCACAGGCAGAATGCAAGTCCTGAAGCATGGCATATAAGGTCAACAAATTTGTTTGTTAATATTCCATCCTGTCTTTAAAGCAATAGTCTACGACTCTGCGACTTGCTTAAGGCAATGAGTGATCCTTTGCTATTTTTTGTTCTACCATTAAGAGAAGAATTGTATTCATCTGCACCTAAAAGGAATTTGGTAAGCAAAAgatcatttgaaaaaaattatagataCAATGATCGATTTAACCATCTAGACATATGATGTGCACATAATACTATTCAAAGTCTCCAACTTCTTATTTAACAATATAATGTATgaacaatacaatatattatacATGGGGGAAGTTGAAAAAGTTGTTTTATGGGAAAGAAGTGGACAATCTATGGTATTAAGCGTGAATAGGCGTTCTTGGGATGTATTAAGCAAATAGCTCAAGGTGTAAAACGTGCATGGAACAAATACTCCAGTTTTAGAGGTGTTTCTCCCTTTGACAGAAGGGGTGTTTATCAGCTTCCTTGCCCCTAGATGAATACCAATCTCCCTTTCAAATGTTTCTGCTAATGGTTCTTTTCACAGGTTACAGGACCAAGTGGAAGTGGTAAAACTTCATTGCTGAGAGTGATAGCTGGTCTTTGGAGTTTCGGGAATGGAGCAATTACAGTTTATGTCCGACCCAGAGGAGACCTGGAAATGCTGCACTCTCCAGATGTAGTTTCTCATCAAGTGGCTTCAACTAATGAGACCATAGGGGATTCCGCAGGACGTAGAAATTCCGAAGGTGTAATTTTTCTTCCTCAAAAACCATATATGGTTTTGGGAACCCTTCGACAACAGTTGTTGTATCCTACATGGACCGAAGATTCAGATAACTTGTCAGATGATGCTAAACAAACTGGTATGACATCTAATGATCCATAGCTTGCCATCATTTTCTTATGCCATTGTTACGCCTTATAGGTTCTCAGTCTCATTACAGGTTGTCATTCCTCATATGGCTCATCTCTGTTGGCACTTGCTGCTTAGTTATTCTTTGATTCACTTCTTTTGGCTCTTATACAATGTGAACTGCTTTATATCCGATTCCTAAATATACTTGCGTGTAGATTTCTATGTGGTGCTCCCAAGTCGTTTTACCTATTGGAAGAATACTATTTAAAGATTCTATCTGGTGAATTTTTCCAACTGACAATATACAGATTCTTTGCCATTCTTGATGCGTGCACGGGATGCAAGGTGTGTGAATGATAGATCAAAGAAGCCTACATCAGAGGATCTACTACAAGTTCTCAATGATGTATCCCTTGGACACTTGTTATCTCGTTTTGACGGCCTAGATTCAACACATGAGTGGTCGAGCGTTCTATCCCTTGGCGAGCAACAGCGCCTTGCCTTTGGCCGCTTATTGCTTTCAAAACCAACTTTGGCTCTGTTGGATGAGTCTACTAGTGCTCTTGATGAAGCCAATGAGGTAATTTAATGATTTGCAGATGCTATTTTGTTTGCTGTCCTATTTTGTAGTTCATTTAGTCATGTGGATTGTATTCATTCATACTTCAGATTAGTACACTTCACTTTTCTGGGGTATAGGTATCTGTCCATACAGGCTGGaatcatatacaaataaatCTTGCTAGTCACTAGTCATACAGGCTTAATAAGTCACAAAGTTTATAGTACCTCATTCCAACGTTTTAAAAAGGGAAGTTGAGAACT
Proteins encoded in this window:
- the ABCD2 gene encoding ABC transporter D family member 2, which produces MGTQAKLVLESPFFNVSPNIVSTFDNNSKFSHRSSLRFQAMTTRRRVSLSTTAAAATTTPPVPPPIQDEQRKPPDLQSLMRRFWKVAVPYWSSDDKVQARLQLAAVFALTLGTTGISVGFSFLGRDFYNALANKDQEQFTKQLLYYLAGFAGGIPFFVLRDYAREKLSLRWRSWMTSYYMERYLKNKTFYKIQSQSTIDNPDQRIVDDLSSFTGTALSFSLTLFNAAIDLISFSNILFGIYPPLFGVLLAYSLGGTALSVFLGKGLVSLNFLQEKKEADFRYGLVRVRENAESIAFYGGEENEMQLLLTRFRSAFENLNQLLISSRNLDFFTSGYRYLIQILPAAVVAPMYFSGKIEFGVINQSVSAFNHILGDFSLIVYQFQALSAFSAVIDRLGEFDDVLDSNSKKGDQDSNEKIQLNFCLISSSNGLHSNGSMPLSNRVKLLHVEHLTVQTPSEATLIKDLSFEIFEKDHLLVTGPSGSGKTSLLRVIAGLWSFGNGAITVYVRPRGDLEMLHSPDVVSHQVASTNETIGDSAGRRNSEGVIFLPQKPYMVLGTLRQQLLYPTWTEDSDNLSDDAKQTDSLPFLMRARDARCVNDRSKKPTSEDLLQVLNDVSLGHLLSRFDGLDSTHEWSSVLSLGEQQRLAFGRLLLSKPTLALLDESTSALDEANEARLYQLIQAAGITYISIGHRRTLYKYHKKVLHVSTADSTSTQQNWSFKDVEEDPIYNFSKQ